A section of the Candidatus Bipolaricaulota bacterium genome encodes:
- a CDS encoding desulfoferrodoxin FeS4 iron-binding domain-containing protein, whose product MAEEGKTYVCDICGQEVKVTKAGAGTLVCCNQPMHPREG is encoded by the coding sequence ATGGCGGAAGAAGGGAAGACCTACGTCTGCGACATCTGCGGGCAGGAAGTGAAGGTGACCAAGGCCGGAGCAGGGACGCTCGTCTGCTGCAACCAGCCGATGCACCCAAGAGAAGGTTAG